The proteins below are encoded in one region of Brassica napus cultivar Da-Ae chromosome A6, Da-Ae, whole genome shotgun sequence:
- the LOC111198585 gene encoding FCS-Like Zinc finger 12, with protein sequence MLLSNSHMVVPGYRSILSPGNFTTSPRCPLDMMFPSPGGSKRYDDDGGVGLGIVAALEKSGVIRINRQEISSRQNPVYYSGSGSNRSNPVHCHRRNQFEAEIELSEEYTCVTSRRDGVSKVYYNDDEFEFRDDRPEGDRRERRLDKSTETAEESAAKKRDVLMRDSQEFLSLCCLCKKKLRGKDIYMYKGDRGFCSKECRSMRIMEDNIDAQHKSTSIEVLSSRCTGGQVSPAGIFVI encoded by the exons ATGCTTCTAAGCAATTCCCACATGGTTGTCCCCGGATATAGATCCATCCTCTCGCCGGGAAACTTCACGACGAGTCCGAGATGTCCCTTAGACATGATGTTCCCCTCGCCTGGTGGCTCGAAGAGGTACGATGACGACGGTGGAGTGGGGTTAGGCATCGTCGCTGCGCTTGAGAAATCCGGCGTCATCAGGATCAACCGGCAAGAGATCTCGTCGAGACAAAACCCGGTTTACTACTCTGGTTCCGGTTCGAATAGATCAAACCCGGTTCATTGTCACCGGAGAAATCAGTTTGAGGCGGAGATTGAACTCTCTGAGGAATACACTTGCGTCACGAGTCGTCGTGATGGCGTGAGCAAGGTTTATTACAACGACGACGAGTTTGAGTTTCGTGATGATCGACCGGAGGGTGATCGTCGTGAGCGGAGATTGGACAAATCGACGGAAACAGCTGAAGAATCAGCGGCGAAGAAGAGAGATGTGTTGATGAGAGATTCTCAAGAGTTTCTGAGTTTGTGTTGCTTGTGTAAGAAGAAACTTCGAGGCAAAGACATTTACATGTACAA AGGAGATAGAGGGTTTTGTAGTAAAGAGTGTAGATCGATGAGAATAATGGAGGATAATATAGACGCGCAACATAAATCGACAAGCATTGAGGTTTTGAGCTCTCGGTGTACCGGAGGACAAGTTTCTCCAGCTGGAATATTCGTAATATAA
- the LOC111198852 gene encoding AT-hook motif nuclear-localized protein 13 has product MDSKETQQQQNRNAAAALAGHTSTSQAMHNRSSVGALSLRQPQALQGVMPDGSPYSASVATQQPWRQLKRGRGRPRKYAPPDGGDSGRGANAGGGEEGSFTAHVININAGEDIAAKLLAFVNQEPRDVCVLSALGDVSVAELSNNPLGLGLVKYEGPYVITAMSGVFSSTESNGTVTTTGNLNVSLAGPDFKTVGGRVGGMLVAGSPFQVIVGSFVPEGVKLSAASGPDNVLNSSGGGGPGLPQSQGPSKSSEENASKSPGNNAQ; this is encoded by the exons ATGGATTCTAAAGAAACCCAACAACAGCAGAACCGCAACGCCGCCGCGGCGTTAGCGGGTCACACCTCCACTTCTCAGGCCATGCACAACCGTTCATCTGTCGGGGCTCTCTCTCTGCGCCAGCCTCAAGCTCTGCAAGGGGTCATGCCCGACGGATCGCCTTACTCCGCCTCCGTCGCGACCCAACAACCGTGGAGGCAACTCAAACGAGGACGAGGAAGACCGAGGAAGTACGCTCCTCCTGATGGTGGAGATAGCGGCAGGGGTGCAAATGCTGGAG GAGGAGAAGAAGGATCGTTTACAGCTCATGTCATTAACATCAATGCTGGAGAG GACATAGCTGCCAAGTTACTGGCGTTTGTGAATCAAGAACCACGCGACGTCTGTGTTCTCTCAGCTTTAGGAGATGTATCTGTTGCGGAGCTATCTAACAATCCTCTTGGTCTTGGATTAGTTAAGTATGAG GGCCCATATGTTATCACTGCTATGTCAGGTGTTTTCTCGAGTACTGAGAGTAATGGTACTGTGACCACAACTGGTAACTTGAACGTGTCTCTGGCTGGTCCTGATTTCAAGACTGTGGGGGGTCGTGTTGGTGGAATGCTTGTAGCTGGATCACCATTCCAG gtcATTGTTGGAAGCTTTGTACCAGAGGGAGTGAAACTGAGCGCAGCTTCGGGACCAGACAATGTGTTGAACtcaagtggtggtggtggaccaGGATTACCTCAGTCTCAGGGACCAAGCAAGTCATCAGAGGAAAATGCTAGTAAATCTCCTGGCAACAATGCTCAATAA
- the LOC111198853 gene encoding AT-hook motif nuclear-localized protein 13-like, whose translation MDSNETHQQQQNRNAADALAGPTAPSQAMHNRSSVGALSLRKPQPLQGVMLHGSPYSASIEKRGRGRPRKYAPPDVNVNVNVNDGGGANAGPPAKRRGRPLGSRTKQPRKASGGGGGPLTAHVINVNTGEDIAMKVVAFVNQEPRDVCILSVSGAVSSAVIQSHNPFGLVKLEGLYVITHMSATFSNTESNGGTVTRTGNLKVSLAGPDFAVVGGFVGGMLVAGSPVQVIVGTFVREGVKLSTDSASAHVLNSDGGGGPGLPQSQGPSESNASKSLGNSTPQPPHHLPPQQSSISKWFMGPSH comes from the exons ATGGATTCTAACGAAACCCACCAACAGCAGCAGAATCGCAACGCCGCCGACGCGTTAGCGGGTCCCACCGCCCCTTCTCAGGCCATGCACAACCGTTCATCTGTCGGGGCTCTCTCTCTGCGCAAGCCTCAACCTCTGCAAGGGGTCATGCTCCACGGATCGCCTTACTCCGCCTCCATCGAGAAACGAGGACGAGGAAGACCGAGGAAGTACGCTCCTCCTGATGTCAATGTCAATGTCAATGTCAATGATGGCGGAGGTGCAAATGCTGGCCCACCTGCTAAACGCAGAGGTCGTCCTCTTGGCTCCCGTACTAAGCAGCCGCGCAAAGCTTCAG gaggaggaggaggaccgCTTACAGCTCATGTCATTAACGTCAATACTGGAGAG GACATAGCTATGAAGGTAGTGGCGTTCGTGAATCAAGAACCACGCGACGTCTGTATTCTCTCAGTTTCAGGAGCTGTATCTAGTGCGGTGATTCAATCTCACAATCCTTTTGGACTTGTTAAGCTTGAG GGCCTATATGTTATCACTCATATGTCAGCTACTTTCTCGAATACTGAGAGTAATGGTGGTACTGTGACCAGAACTGGTAACTTGAAAGTGTCTCTAGCTGGCCCTGATTTCGCGGTTGTGGGGGGTTTTGTTGGTGGAATGCTTGTAGCTGGATCACCAGTCCAG gtcATTGTTGGAACCTTTGTACGAGAGGGAGTGAAACTGAGCACAGATTCAGCATCAGCCCATGTGTTGAACTcagatggtggtggtggaccAGGATTACCTCAGTCTCAGGGACCAAGCGAGTCAAATGCTAGTAAATCTCTTGGAAACTCTACGCCACAACCACCTCACCATCTTCCACCGCAACAATCCTCAATAAGTAAATGGTTCATGGGTCCTTCTCACTAA
- the LOC106349915 gene encoding AT-hook motif nuclear-localized protein 13, producing the protein MDPKEIHQQQQQQNRNAADALAGPTAPSQAMHNRPSVGALSLRQPQPRQAVMLDGSPYPVVAERRWRQLGIKERDAPPDVNVNVHDGGDSGGGANAGPPAKRKGRPLGSRDKQPRKASGGGGGGGGPLTAHVINVNAGEDIAIKLVEFMKQEPREVCILSASGVVSIAVVQSDNPLGFVKYEGLYVITDLSGTFWNTESNDGGATVTRTGNLRVSLAGPDCKVVCGCVCGMLVAGSQVEVTVGTFVREGVKLSSASAPANVSSLTGGGGPGLPQSQGPSESSEEYDTTSLGNFTPQPPHHRPLWPGNNPQ; encoded by the exons ATGGATCCCAAAGAAATCCACCAACAGCAACAGCAGCAGAATCGCAACGCCGCCGACGCGTTAGCGGGTCCCACCGCCCCTTCTCAGGCCATGCACAACCGTCCATCTGTCGGGGCTCTCTCTCTGCGCCAGCCTCAACCTCGACAAGCGGTCATGCTCGACGGATCGCCTTACCCCGTCGTGGCCGAACGACGCTGGAGGCAACTCGGGATCAAGGAACGAGACGCTCCTCCTGATGTCAATGTCAATGTCCATGATGGTGGAGATAGCGGCGGAGGCGCAAATGCTGGCCCACCTGCTAAACGCAAAGGTCGTCCTCTTGGCTCCCGTGATAAGCAGCCGCGCAAAGCTTCAG gaggaggaggaggaggaggaggaccgCTTACAGCTCATGTCATTAACGTCAATGCTGGAGAG GACATAGCTATCAAGTTAGTGGAGTTTATGAAGCAAGAACCACGCGAAGTCTGTATTCTCTCAGCTTCAGGAGTTGTATCTATTGCAGTGGTTCAATCTGACAATCCTCTTGGATTTGTTAAGTATGAG GGCCTATATGTTATCACTGATTTGTCAGGTACTTTCTGGAATACGGAGAGTAATGATGGTGGTGCTACTGTGACCAGAACTGGTAACTTGAGAGTGTCTCTAGCTGGTCCTGATTGCAAGGTTGTGTGCGGTTGTGTTTGTGGAATGCTTGTAGCTGGTTCACAAGTAGAG GTCACTGTTGGAACCTTTGTACGAGAGGGAGTGAAACTGAGCTCAGCTTCAGCACCAGCCAATGTATCGAGCTTAACTGGTGGTGGTGGACCAGGATTACCTCAGTCTCAGGGACCAAGCGAGTCATCAGAGGAATATGATACTACATCTCTTGGAAACTTTACGCCACAACCACCTCACCATCGTCCCCTCTGGCCTGGCAACAATCCTCAATAA
- the LOC106351461 gene encoding ethylene-responsive transcription factor ERF017-like produces the protein MEESSSSSSSSKQSKYKGVRKRRWGKWVSEIRLPNSRERIWLGSYDTPEKAARAFDAALFCLRGSGANFNFPDNPPVIAGGQDMSRTEIREAAARFANAEENVEKEEEQESELVESVLPTVGSGNFASDFGLFPGFDDDDDELSPTLYDCSVYLWNF, from the coding sequence atggaggaatcatcatcgtcatcatcgTCGTCGAAGCAGTCAAAGTACAAAGGGGTGAGGAAGAGGAGATGGGGGAAATGGGTATCGGAGATCAGACTTCCCAACAGCAGAGAACGTATTTGGTTGGGATCTTACGACACCCCCGAGAAGGCGGCGCGTGCCTTCGACGCTGCTCTCTTCTGCCTCCGAGGAAGCGGCGCGAATTTCAATTTCCCGGATAATCCTCCGGTTATCGCCGGCGGGCAAGATATGTCGCGAACGGAGATCCGAGAAGCGGCTGCGAGGTTTGCTAACGCGGAAGAGAATGTGGAGAAGGAGGAAGAGCAAGAGTCGGAGTTGGTGGAGAGTGTGCTTCCGACGGTTGGGTCGGGTAACTTCGCTTCGGATTTCGGGTTGTTCCCCgggtttgatgatgatgatgatgagcttTCTCCTACGCTTTATGATTGCTCCGTCTATCTTTGGAACTTTTGA